Proteins found in one Sporosarcina sp. FSL K6-3457 genomic segment:
- a CDS encoding ABC transporter ATP-binding protein yields MAAFTVEQAAIGYSNALIIDDLSVSIPEGKITTIIGPNGCGKSTLLKAISRILKMKSGAVYLDGHAIHKLGTKEVAKKMAILPQTAEAPNGLTVFELVSYGRFPHQNGFGSLKKEDYDYIHWAIEVTGLEEFKDRPIEALSGGQRQRVWIAMALAQDTKILILDEPTTYLDLAHQLDILLLLQRLNEEEGRTIVMVLHDLNHASRFSHYMIAMKNGALITEGTPEKVMTCSNLQSVFNIDASIATCPFSANPICLSYQLCERER; encoded by the coding sequence ATGGCAGCTTTTACGGTAGAACAAGCGGCGATTGGCTATTCAAATGCGCTTATTATTGATGATTTAAGTGTGTCAATTCCAGAGGGGAAAATTACGACAATCATTGGTCCAAACGGCTGTGGTAAATCAACGCTTTTAAAGGCTATCTCCCGAATATTAAAAATGAAAAGTGGCGCTGTCTACTTGGATGGGCATGCGATTCATAAGCTCGGAACAAAAGAAGTAGCGAAGAAGATGGCAATTTTACCGCAAACAGCGGAGGCACCAAATGGATTAACGGTATTTGAACTCGTTTCTTACGGTCGCTTTCCTCATCAAAATGGATTTGGTTCGTTGAAAAAAGAAGACTATGACTATATTCACTGGGCCATTGAAGTAACTGGTCTAGAGGAATTTAAAGATCGCCCGATTGAAGCTTTGTCCGGTGGTCAACGGCAACGCGTATGGATTGCAATGGCGCTTGCTCAGGATACAAAAATTCTTATACTTGATGAGCCGACTACTTACTTAGATTTAGCGCATCAATTAGATATATTACTGCTTTTACAGCGCTTGAATGAGGAGGAGGGGCGGACCATTGTGATGGTGCTGCATGATTTGAATCACGCATCCCGATTTTCTCATTATATGATTGCGATGAAAAATGGTGCATTAATCACCGAGGGGACACCGGAAAAGGTGATGACTTGTTCGAATCTACAATCGGTATTTAATATAGACGCCAGCATAGCGACTTGTCCATTTAGTGCTAATCCGATTTGTCTGTCGTATCAATTGTGTGAGAGGGAACGGTAG
- a CDS encoding FecCD family ABC transporter permease, whose amino-acid sequence MSTPVEVSTELEELTNSKKHSRPVVAVVVLFGGMFALLMAIGLSISFGAADIKLATVWTAVFQFNPDVTAHQIIREIRMPRVLGAAMVGACFAVAGALMQGLTRNPLADSGLLGLNAGAAFMLAICFAFLPGLPYMYLIMYSFLGAGLGVGIVYGVGSMSRGGLTPMRLVLAGAAVSALLGALSEGVALYFRIGQDLAFWYAGGVSGTKWIHLQIMSPWIIGAMIGAVILSRSITLLSLGEEVAIGLGQRTKSIKLIGMLIVLILAGAAVSVVGAVGFVGLIVPHLTRFLVGHDYRWIIPCSIVLGGLLVVLADLAARMINPPFETPIGALIALIGVPFFLYLARKGGKEL is encoded by the coding sequence ATGTCTACTCCAGTAGAAGTATCTACCGAACTAGAAGAGTTAACAAATAGTAAAAAGCATTCTCGTCCTGTCGTAGCTGTTGTTGTGTTATTCGGAGGGATGTTTGCATTACTGATGGCAATCGGTTTGTCCATTTCATTTGGAGCTGCAGATATTAAGTTGGCAACTGTTTGGACGGCGGTCTTTCAGTTTAATCCGGATGTTACAGCTCATCAAATTATTCGAGAAATACGTATGCCACGTGTGTTAGGTGCGGCAATGGTCGGTGCATGTTTCGCTGTTGCTGGAGCCTTGATGCAAGGATTGACGCGAAATCCATTAGCAGATTCAGGGTTACTCGGATTGAATGCTGGTGCTGCATTTATGCTGGCGATTTGCTTTGCTTTTTTGCCTGGTTTGCCTTATATGTACTTAATTATGTATTCCTTTTTAGGTGCTGGTCTAGGTGTTGGCATCGTCTATGGCGTTGGATCGATGTCCAGGGGTGGTTTGACGCCTATGCGCCTTGTGCTAGCAGGTGCCGCAGTAAGTGCATTGTTAGGGGCGCTTAGCGAGGGAGTCGCTTTATACTTTCGAATCGGTCAAGATTTGGCCTTTTGGTACGCTGGTGGCGTATCGGGGACGAAATGGATTCATCTTCAAATTATGTCCCCATGGATTATTGGAGCCATGATTGGTGCAGTCATTCTCTCACGTTCTATTACACTACTAAGCCTTGGTGAAGAGGTAGCAATTGGGCTTGGTCAACGGACAAAGTCGATTAAATTGATTGGTATGCTTATTGTATTGATCTTAGCCGGAGCCGCTGTTTCCGTTGTAGGAGCAGTTGGCTTTGTTGGTTTAATTGTCCCGCATTTGACACGTTTTCTAGTTGGTCATGATTATCGGTGGATTATTCCTTGTTCGATTGTGCTAGGTGGCCTTTTAGTTGTCTTAGCTGACCTTGCAGCAAGAATGATTAATCCACCGTTTGAAACGCCTATTGGTGCATTGATTGCATTAATTGGTGTTCCGTTCTTCCTATATCTTGCACGAAAAGGAGGAAAAGAATTATGA
- a CDS encoding FecCD family ABC transporter permease, with the protein MKETQILPKGQHKAKTRNFVIIGILSLLIVLMFIISMNTGYIKLSPLEVIRTLFGYGTDKQELILFEFRLPRIVISILVGMGLAISGCVLQGISRNALADPGILGINAGAGLAVMLFISFFPSTTATPVFFLPILAFTGAGVAAIIIYSLAYKRHEGITPMRLLLTGVAVAAGISAAMIVLTLRLSPENYQFVATWLAGSIWGSNWKFVLALLPWIVILIPFVFAKARVLNVLNLGDLTATGLGASIEKERRVLLAAAVGLAGASVSVSGGIGFVGLIGPHLARQLVGARHQFLLPAAALTGGLLVLIADTIGRWILQPSEIPAGIVVAVIGAPYFLYLLSRLKD; encoded by the coding sequence ATGAAGGAAACACAGATACTGCCAAAGGGGCAACACAAGGCAAAGACTCGGAATTTTGTCATTATTGGTATTCTCAGTTTGCTAATTGTCTTGATGTTCATCATTAGTATGAATACCGGTTATATTAAATTATCTCCATTAGAAGTCATTCGCACATTGTTTGGATATGGAACGGATAAGCAAGAACTCATTTTATTTGAATTTCGCTTGCCAAGAATTGTGATTTCCATTCTTGTGGGAATGGGACTTGCGATATCCGGTTGTGTGTTACAAGGGATTTCCCGCAATGCTCTGGCCGATCCCGGCATATTAGGGATTAATGCAGGGGCGGGACTAGCTGTTATGTTATTCATATCCTTTTTTCCATCGACCACAGCTACACCTGTCTTTTTTCTGCCGATTTTAGCATTCACTGGTGCGGGCGTAGCGGCTATCATTATTTACTCGTTAGCTTATAAACGACATGAGGGGATTACCCCTATGCGATTGTTATTGACAGGAGTTGCAGTGGCAGCCGGTATTAGTGCAGCTATGATTGTATTGACATTACGGCTTAGTCCAGAAAATTATCAATTCGTTGCGACTTGGTTAGCGGGGAGTATTTGGGGATCGAATTGGAAATTTGTCTTGGCTTTATTGCCATGGATTGTAATCTTAATACCGTTTGTTTTTGCAAAGGCACGTGTGTTAAATGTGCTGAATTTAGGAGATTTAACGGCTACGGGTTTGGGTGCATCGATTGAAAAGGAGCGGCGTGTATTACTGGCGGCAGCTGTTGGGCTTGCTGGGGCCAGTGTATCTGTCAGTGGAGGAATTGGATTTGTTGGACTGATTGGTCCTCATCTAGCGCGTCAATTAGTTGGCGCTAGACACCAATTTTTACTACCGGCAGCAGCGTTGACAGGAGGGCTGTTGGTCCTTATTGCGGATACAATCGGTCGCTGGATATTACAACCATCAGAGATTCCTGCGGGGATTGTTGTGGCGGTGATTGGTGCACCGTACTTCCTTTATTTACTGTCACGCTTGAAAGATTGA
- a CDS encoding iron-hydroxamate ABC transporter substrate-binding protein produces the protein MFMNKKISIIIASFLALVLLLVGCSDKNNEVTEKESEQAEPVETEVKEIPEDRTLTDAMGHEVTIPANPERIIASYLEDNLVALGITPVAQWSVKDGTSIQQYLQDYLKDVPIIPHDLPFEVVTSFTPDLLLVQSAQVVEGSKYEQYTKIAPTYVVEVENNSDWRAKLLTVGEVLGKADEAKQVLADYDKKASEAKQIIQDAIGTESAAAIWLVNNNFYIVGEHVSSGAVLYGDLGLTTPSVVKEISSTATGNWSAISLESLAELDADHLFLVNSDKGNGAEMLKDPLWKNIPAVKNGNIYEYGAETSWLYAGAIANTQIIDGVVESITK, from the coding sequence GTGTTTATGAATAAAAAAATATCTATAATAATAGCTAGTTTTCTAGCACTTGTACTACTTTTAGTTGGATGTAGTGATAAAAATAATGAGGTTACGGAAAAAGAAAGCGAACAAGCTGAGCCAGTTGAAACAGAAGTTAAAGAAATTCCAGAAGATCGGACATTAACAGATGCGATGGGGCATGAAGTTACTATCCCTGCAAATCCGGAACGTATTATTGCTTCTTATTTAGAGGACAATTTAGTCGCGCTCGGTATTACGCCTGTCGCACAATGGTCGGTTAAAGATGGTACAAGTATTCAACAATATTTACAAGACTACTTGAAAGATGTGCCTATCATTCCGCATGATTTACCTTTTGAAGTTGTAACAAGTTTTACACCAGACTTATTACTTGTGCAATCCGCACAAGTAGTAGAAGGGTCGAAATATGAGCAATATACTAAAATTGCGCCTACCTATGTTGTTGAAGTAGAAAACAATAGCGATTGGCGAGCCAAGCTACTCACTGTCGGTGAGGTTTTAGGGAAAGCAGATGAAGCGAAACAGGTATTAGCAGATTATGATAAAAAAGCGTCTGAAGCGAAGCAGATCATACAAGATGCTATTGGAACCGAATCTGCGGCTGCAATTTGGCTTGTTAATAATAATTTTTATATTGTTGGTGAACATGTATCAAGTGGAGCCGTTTTGTATGGAGATCTTGGTTTGACAACACCAAGTGTTGTCAAAGAAATTTCAAGTACAGCAACGGGAAATTGGTCCGCTATTTCTTTAGAGAGTTTAGCTGAGCTTGATGCAGATCATCTATTTTTAGTTAATAGTGATAAAGGGAATGGCGCTGAAATGTTAAAAGATCCTCTATGGAAAAACATTCCTGCTGTGAAAAATGGCAACATTTATGAATATGGAGCTGAGACTAGTTGGCTTTATGCCGGAGCAATTGCAAATACTCAAATTATTGATGGTGTAGTAGAATCAATCACTAAATAA
- a CDS encoding ABC transporter ATP-binding protein, with product MLKRFFSYYKPYKKLFILDFTCAVLAALLELAFPLAVHRVVDDLLPSSNWTWILWGCISLLGIYIISAALHYVVTYWGHKLGINIESDMRKDLFTHVQKLSFRFFDNNKTGHLVSRMTNDLMDIGEIAHHGPEDFFIALMTLTGAFAIMFTINPQLAVLTFIIIPLIISLSLYFSKKMSVAFSRFFADIADFNARVENNVSGMRVVQAFSNEDHEIAQFNKNNIRFRDSKLIAYRVMAWNSSISYILMKVVTLFVLLCGTWFVINKNMTYGEFLAFILLSNVFLGPIQQINGVIEMYPKGIAGFKRFAEMLDTEPDVADAPDAIVARNLEGNIEYQDVSFGYEGKENVLKNINLTIRAGETVALVGPSGAGKTTICSLLPRFYDITGGSLYIDGIETRQMTLESLRSQIGIVQQDVFLFDGTIRENIAYGKLDASEEEIWAAARRAQLEEVILAQSEGIDTLIGERGVKLSGGQKQRLSIARMFLKNPSILILDEATSALDTETEVAIQEALTELSQGRTTLVIAHRLATIKNADRIIVVTKDGIEEQGSHDELLTKKGAYSRLHEAQFSI from the coding sequence TTGCTAAAGCGTTTTTTCTCTTACTACAAACCTTATAAAAAACTATTCATTTTGGACTTTACCTGTGCGGTTCTAGCTGCGCTATTGGAACTTGCCTTTCCACTTGCTGTCCATCGTGTAGTAGATGATTTGTTACCTAGCTCAAACTGGACCTGGATTTTATGGGGCTGCATCTCGTTACTAGGTATTTATATAATCAGTGCGGCTCTCCATTATGTAGTTACGTACTGGGGCCATAAACTAGGCATAAATATAGAGTCCGACATGCGAAAAGATCTCTTCACACATGTACAGAAGTTATCATTCCGATTTTTTGATAACAATAAAACAGGTCATTTAGTATCTAGAATGACAAACGATTTAATGGATATTGGTGAAATCGCACATCATGGACCGGAGGATTTCTTCATAGCACTTATGACGCTCACGGGTGCATTTGCCATTATGTTCACAATCAACCCACAACTAGCTGTACTTACTTTTATTATTATTCCACTGATTATTAGTCTTTCTTTGTACTTCAGCAAGAAAATGTCTGTCGCATTTAGTCGCTTCTTTGCGGATATTGCAGATTTTAATGCACGCGTCGAAAACAATGTGAGCGGTATGCGCGTTGTACAAGCATTTTCCAATGAAGATCATGAAATTGCTCAATTCAATAAAAACAACATTCGTTTTCGTGATTCAAAATTAATTGCTTATCGTGTGATGGCTTGGAATTCATCGATTAGCTATATCCTCATGAAGGTTGTTACATTGTTTGTTCTACTATGCGGAACGTGGTTTGTTATCAATAAAAACATGACGTATGGAGAGTTCCTTGCCTTTATACTACTGTCAAATGTGTTTTTAGGACCGATTCAGCAAATCAATGGTGTAATTGAAATGTATCCAAAGGGAATTGCTGGATTCAAGCGATTTGCTGAAATGCTAGATACAGAGCCAGATGTAGCAGATGCGCCAGATGCAATTGTTGCCCGAAATTTGGAAGGTAATATAGAGTATCAGGACGTGTCGTTTGGGTATGAGGGCAAAGAGAATGTGTTGAAAAATATTAATTTAACGATTCGTGCAGGTGAAACAGTAGCACTCGTCGGGCCATCGGGTGCAGGGAAAACGACAATTTGTAGCTTATTGCCTCGCTTCTATGATATTACGGGTGGTTCGTTATACATTGATGGCATCGAAACGCGACAAATGACGCTAGAATCCCTGCGCTCTCAGATTGGAATTGTCCAGCAGGATGTGTTCCTATTTGACGGAACGATTAGAGAGAATATCGCTTACGGCAAGTTAGACGCATCTGAAGAGGAAATCTGGGCTGCTGCGAGAAGGGCACAGCTTGAAGAGGTAATACTTGCGCAATCAGAGGGGATAGATACGTTAATCGGTGAGCGCGGTGTCAAACTGTCTGGTGGGCAAAAACAGCGGCTGTCGATTGCACGTATGTTTTTGAAAAATCCATCAATCCTTATTTTGGATGAAGCTACATCCGCACTAGATACAGAAACGGAAGTAGCAATCCAGGAAGCTCTAACTGAATTATCACAAGGAAGAACTACACTTGTTATCGCGCATCGATTAGCGACAATAAAAAATGCGGATCGCATTATTGTTGTGACAAAGGATGGCATTGAGGAGCAGGGGAGTCATGATGAACTATTGACGAAGAAAGGGGCTTATAGCAGGCTCCATGAGGCACAATTTAGCATCTAA
- a CDS encoding ABC transporter substrate-binding protein: MKKLLVLVIAMVFVLTACAEKGEVEKEVKESSAGDKIEISHALGTATFDKVPERVVVLEWNYAEEVLALDIQPVGVADVEGFKKWVKIDKELGDDVVDVGTRQEPNLEEIAKLNPDVIITLANNHGKIQKDLEKIAPTIFYDTTSPEATKDLYQTAMNSFKATAALLQKEQQADEVIKQLEEKYAKAGQEIESLNLSTKEFLFTQAYTVNQAPTFRLFTKNSMVSHVLEAVGLENTITDNLEADWGFIDANIEGVSNYQDAILIHAVQEDDPLFDNMKNNKVWNDLTFVKENQLYDIGGDTWTFGGVLSADNLVNNLLAAIKE, from the coding sequence ATGAAAAAGTTGTTAGTGTTAGTAATTGCGATGGTATTCGTTTTAACTGCGTGTGCAGAAAAAGGGGAAGTTGAAAAAGAAGTGAAGGAAAGTAGTGCGGGTGACAAGATTGAAATTAGCCATGCGTTAGGAACAGCGACATTCGATAAAGTACCTGAACGTGTTGTTGTGTTGGAATGGAATTATGCAGAGGAAGTACTAGCTTTAGATATACAACCAGTAGGTGTTGCGGATGTTGAAGGCTTTAAGAAATGGGTGAAAATTGATAAAGAGCTAGGCGATGATGTTGTTGATGTGGGTACGCGACAAGAGCCTAATTTGGAGGAAATCGCAAAATTGAATCCTGATGTCATTATTACGTTGGCGAATAACCATGGGAAAATACAAAAAGATTTAGAAAAAATTGCACCGACGATTTTCTATGATACTACATCACCTGAAGCGACAAAAGATTTATATCAAACGGCTATGAATTCATTCAAAGCAACTGCAGCATTATTGCAAAAAGAACAACAAGCTGATGAAGTAATCAAGCAATTGGAAGAGAAGTATGCAAAAGCTGGGCAGGAAATTGAGAGCTTGAATTTATCGACGAAAGAATTTCTCTTTACGCAAGCTTATACAGTGAACCAGGCACCAACATTCCGTTTGTTTACGAAGAATTCGATGGTGAGTCATGTGTTGGAAGCAGTTGGATTGGAAAACACGATTACTGACAACCTAGAGGCAGATTGGGGCTTTATTGACGCAAATATTGAAGGGGTGTCGAATTATCAAGATGCGATTCTCATTCATGCTGTACAAGAGGATGATCCTCTTTTTGACAATATGAAAAATAATAAGGTTTGGAATGATTTAACGTTTGTGAAGGAAAATCAACTCTATGATATTGGCGGTGACACTTGGACATTTGGCGGTGTACTGTCTGCTGATAATCTAGTAAATAATTTGCTTGCGGCTATCAAAGAATGA
- a CDS encoding iron ABC transporter permease, translated as MFGLLASIHVSQGQSSQGYFTFWQQLRHDPQQMNFFLYSRLPRLMIGCIAGAALAVAGMLMQSITKNPLASASTLGIHAGAYFFVVAWAIFFPKISGEFPLLIAFGGGLAAASLVWGLVGRGLDPVRVALTGMIVSMLFSSFTGALQLFFSNEVTGLFLWGSGSLVQLDWLGVQFAWPWFTVTLIVALLLSRKLDVLLLGDETAIGLGQKVGGIKVLGWMIAIFLASITVAVVGPIGFVGIIAPHIVRLIGFRLHYSMILGNIVIGATLLIGADVLIRFITQTQELPVGAMTAIIGGPVLIYLAIKMSKGKKEQASTLNGHDFFPRKWLIVLCIAAVALLVLFVSVLFGGTSFTPVNEIVQELTHNIYVWDFRIPRILVSFLVGMLMAAGGMILQSVLRNPLADASVLGVTSGAGMVAMLFLLLFPGMPFYFIPIGAFVGAMLAMIVILVFSFRSGFQPMMLVLMGISISAIGSAFIQIIIVKSKLHVTQALTWLSGSTYGSSWEHVLLAALVVVLFFPIIYYFSRTFDVLLFGDELATGIGLKTQKVRLYMIILGVILSAVSVAIVGTIGFIGLLAPHAARRMVGVKHQYMFPITILLGGILLTVADFLGRFLLAPKDVPAGLLVSLIGAPYLLYLLRKTGKIVGK; from the coding sequence TTGTTTGGTTTACTTGCATCGATTCATGTCAGTCAGGGGCAGTCCTCGCAAGGGTATTTTACCTTTTGGCAACAGCTTCGACATGATCCACAGCAAATGAATTTTTTCTTATATTCGCGGTTGCCGCGTCTTATGATTGGTTGTATTGCTGGAGCGGCTCTTGCTGTTGCGGGAATGCTTATGCAGTCGATTACTAAAAACCCTTTGGCAAGTGCCAGTACATTGGGAATTCATGCAGGGGCTTACTTTTTTGTAGTAGCCTGGGCAATATTTTTCCCGAAAATAAGTGGGGAATTTCCTTTACTTATTGCTTTTGGTGGTGGACTTGCTGCTGCATCGCTTGTATGGGGGCTTGTTGGAAGAGGGTTAGATCCCGTTCGGGTAGCATTGACGGGTATGATTGTTAGCATGCTGTTTTCCTCATTTACGGGAGCTTTACAGTTGTTTTTCTCCAATGAAGTAACGGGTTTATTCCTATGGGGATCGGGTTCGTTAGTACAATTGGATTGGCTAGGGGTTCAATTTGCTTGGCCATGGTTTACTGTGACGCTTATTGTCGCATTGTTGTTAAGCCGAAAATTGGATGTCTTGTTGCTTGGTGACGAGACAGCCATTGGACTTGGACAGAAAGTGGGTGGCATTAAAGTACTTGGCTGGATGATTGCCATTTTCCTAGCTTCCATCACTGTGGCTGTCGTTGGGCCAATCGGTTTCGTTGGGATTATCGCGCCACATATTGTGCGTTTAATAGGATTTAGACTTCATTACTCAATGATTCTGGGGAATATTGTCATAGGTGCTACGTTATTAATCGGTGCGGATGTGCTTATTCGTTTCATTACGCAAACGCAGGAATTACCGGTCGGTGCAATGACTGCAATCATTGGCGGTCCTGTGCTTATCTACTTAGCAATCAAAATGAGTAAGGGGAAAAAGGAGCAGGCCTCTACGTTGAATGGGCACGACTTTTTTCCGCGAAAATGGTTGATTGTTCTTTGTATAGCAGCGGTTGCGTTACTAGTGTTATTTGTCAGCGTGTTATTTGGCGGCACATCTTTTACACCAGTGAATGAGATTGTTCAGGAATTAACACATAACATCTATGTATGGGATTTTCGTATCCCACGAATACTCGTGAGCTTTTTGGTAGGGATGCTCATGGCTGCAGGGGGAATGATTTTACAATCAGTATTGCGTAATCCTTTAGCGGATGCCTCTGTGTTAGGGGTGACGTCAGGTGCTGGTATGGTAGCGATGCTGTTCTTATTACTATTTCCGGGAATGCCGTTTTATTTCATCCCTATCGGCGCATTTGTCGGTGCAATGTTAGCGATGATTGTTATATTAGTGTTCAGTTTCCGCAGTGGCTTTCAACCGATGATGCTTGTGTTGATGGGGATATCTATCTCTGCAATAGGTTCTGCATTTATTCAAATCATTATCGTGAAATCGAAGTTACATGTTACGCAAGCTTTAACGTGGTTGTCAGGCAGCACGTATGGGAGTTCTTGGGAACATGTGTTGCTTGCTGCTTTAGTCGTCGTTTTATTTTTCCCGATTATTTATTACTTCTCAAGAACGTTTGATGTGTTGTTGTTCGGGGATGAGTTGGCGACAGGTATTGGATTGAAAACGCAGAAAGTACGCTTGTATATGATTATTCTAGGTGTTATTTTATCGGCGGTTAGTGTGGCTATTGTTGGAACAATTGGGTTTATTGGACTGCTGGCACCACATGCAGCAAGAAGAATGGTTGGCGTGAAGCATCAGTATATGTTTCCGATTACGATTTTACTTGGTGGCATCTTATTGACAGTTGCTGATTTTCTTGGCCGCTTTTTATTAGCACCAAAGGATGTGCCTGCCGGATTATTAGTTTCGCTCATTGGAGCACCCTATTTACTATATTTATTGAGAAAGACTGGGAAAATAGTTGGTAAGTAG
- a CDS encoding ABC transporter substrate-binding protein produces MLKQLKVVVKFAFVFGLIVILGACSASSSAEPDKATVKEASSDTTRMISTVMGEVEVPANPERVVVDWHLGQVMAVGLMPVGAPSTLTDYGEFLKPLVSDDVEDIGQDGSVSLEKIVELAPDLIITWDQQASEKYAKIAPTVVYDTSNYETIHEEITAMGDILNRQEDAEKWLAEFDERVAVAKGKIKEVIPEDATVTIADYTFEKNVMIIGDQGERGSKAVYKLLGLTPPARVQSDIIDKKEGRLDVSWETVGDYIGDYLIVMTNDTSGSLKLPATWTALEAVKNNRVYELDIRKYFNSDPLSALYQAEEIADVLVEGN; encoded by the coding sequence ATGCTAAAACAATTAAAAGTGGTAGTTAAGTTTGCATTTGTATTTGGTTTGATTGTTATATTGGGTGCCTGTTCTGCTAGTAGTAGTGCGGAACCCGATAAAGCGACGGTGAAGGAAGCAAGTAGTGATACAACGCGGATGATTTCTACGGTAATGGGCGAAGTTGAAGTGCCCGCTAACCCAGAAAGAGTTGTTGTCGACTGGCATCTTGGACAAGTGATGGCTGTGGGACTTATGCCAGTTGGGGCACCATCGACCTTAACGGATTATGGAGAGTTTTTGAAGCCGTTGGTATCGGATGACGTGGAGGATATTGGTCAGGATGGTTCAGTATCATTGGAAAAAATAGTGGAGCTTGCACCTGATTTGATAATCACCTGGGATCAACAGGCCTCTGAGAAATATGCTAAAATTGCACCTACAGTTGTCTATGACACATCGAATTATGAGACCATTCATGAGGAAATTACAGCAATGGGCGATATTTTGAATAGACAAGAGGATGCAGAGAAATGGTTAGCTGAATTCGATGAGCGTGTAGCCGTTGCCAAAGGTAAAATTAAAGAGGTTATTCCAGAGGATGCGACAGTTACGATTGCCGATTATACTTTTGAGAAAAATGTCATGATTATTGGTGATCAAGGTGAACGTGGCAGTAAAGCGGTTTATAAATTGCTAGGACTTACTCCGCCTGCAAGAGTTCAGAGCGACATTATTGATAAAAAAGAAGGCCGCCTTGATGTGTCCTGGGAAACGGTTGGAGATTATATTGGAGATTATTTGATTGTCATGACGAATGATACTAGTGGCTCATTGAAATTGCCTGCTACTTGGACAGCGTTAGAAGCCGTGAAAAATAATCGTGTGTATGAGCTAGATATTAGAAAGTATTTCAATTCTGATCCGCTATCCGCATTATATCAGGCAGAAGAAATCGCGGATGTATTGGTTGAAGGGAATTAA